AGCCGCCTACACCTGCAGCCCATCGCCTTCAGCCCGCTCTGCTCCCTGAGGTGCAGTCGACACCATCCTGGCCTCGAGCTGTTGAAGACCCCTCTTTGtatccacattttaaaaagtctttgtgTCCTTGTCCTCGGTTGATGAGTCACGAGTAGATTGTGGTTTAAATTGATCCAGGGTcgagttttgttttcttatcgGTCTGCTCATAAAGAGCGACCAGGTGAGGGCGATGACTGTTGGGCTCATGTTGTcgtgttttttaaatcacatttagaCTAAATTAATCACACATTCAATCAGAGCAGGGACCAACTGAGGACAAGTAACACAGTGTGATGGATCCTTCATAGAGCTGTGGACACTATTTGATGATGAGGAGTCTTCCAGGTCGTCAGGAGACAGTTCTCGTTaacgtttcttcttctctggcttcaaacacagacatgcttCATCGTGGATGTTTTTGGACCCAAGGTGTAGATCAGCTTTAAGTCCCTTTTCTGAAGCGGCCTCAGAGGTGCATTCAAATGAATGACTTTCTTTGTTatcttgtttctgtctttcaggaTGTTCTTCAGACTACCCTGTGAGGACAATATGGGAAATTACACTCAGAAACAATAAACACTGAGCtgtatttaatgaaaaacaggGTTTAGATTGCTTTAGGGAAGTCCCCGTCAGTCCATGTTAATGCTGTGACGAATCAAAAGCCTTAGTGTGCATGTAAACTGTTACTTACATAGCTTATGAGGAATATTAGAAGTGCCAGCATCAGCACAGCTGAAGCAAAAATGACCAAGTAGGTATCTGTCATGGCTTGTTCTGCAGCTTTGTCAGCACAAtctggaaatgaaaacagaaattaaagttACTAAAGTTTGAACCTGCGTAAACTTGATCACACACCGAGCTGCTCGTGATGTGCAATCACGAGACGGAACTCCAGTTTTAAACCACCGGTCTAATAAAAGACTCACAGGTCCCCACTTCTGCAGCTAAATGTGGATTTTCTGGCTTTAGACAAACACACGCTGTGTTTGAGGTTTAAAACTTCCTCTTAGGGTCACGTCACAGGCCACATCCACTATGACAGCGGGCCTGAAGCTAAAAGTTTGGAAAACCTGCCTGTGAAGTCTGAGAGAAATGATGTCGCATTAGAGTTTCACCTGTCAGAGTGAGGAGCACCAGTCCCTCCCTGTTCTGCTCTCCCACAGGTGCGGCCAGGTGACACATGTACACGCCGCTGTCATCGCACGTGACGTTGGGCAGGAAGATGCTGCGAGACTCAACATCCAGTTCCACCTCTCGCTCCACGCCGTTGTACCATCTGGTCGTGCCGTTGTCGAAGTCTCTGGTCAACAGACCACTGAGACGAGGAGATGGAGCCTCTCCGACCTGCAGCGTCAGCACAGAGAGAGTCCTGTTTAACCAGCGGATCAGAACTTCACAGCTGCTGCCCTCCAACTTAAAGCGTCGCAGCTTTCCTCTGTATTTATGTGATATGAGCATACTTTTACTGTaatactgaaaaacactgtctgttcaccttttaaaatctttaataGAAAAATTCACTAATATTCAAAAAGTAATCAACCAATCATTTAAAAATCCTCATTCGCAGCTCTAATTTCTAAGGTTAAATAGTTAATTAAAGCTCctactctactactactaatcCATCCATCTGTGACCCGTGATGTCATGTGATAGCATCAGATCATGTGATGACAGTGGAAACATGATCATGGCAACACAGCAGTTTCCTACTTGTGATAGAGGATGACACAACAGAACGCACTGGAAGAAGCTAGAAAGGTGAATTAGACTTAGTCAGGATCCAGTAGTGCTTACTTAGTTCTTCCAGTTCTTATATTACACAGGTGAAACTCTGAGTGACCTTTCACAGCACCTACACCTTTAAAACCCACATTTAAACGTACACTTGCTGCTGTTACACCACATTTCATTAATATcacatgtttgactttttgagtttttctcttctgctgtaAAAACCTCTTAATCAGCACTAAGACTGAAACCAGAAGACTCCTTATTGGCATCATATTTATATGACTGATCTTTTActaagagaaagagaaagtagCAGCACAACTTGAATCCAAACGAGCCAATGAGAAGAGGACAAGTGCAGcttccttctcctctgtgtCCATGTTTTGAACATCATTTAAGTACAAAGTGAGAAtagattattttatatataatagatTATGTCCTAATCTAAGTTACAGTCTGTGTGAAAACACCTGGATCAAAGCCTCTGGTCTTTACCTTGTACCACCTCACTGCTCTGTACTGGACTCCAGCCTTGAGGACCGCGGTGCACGGGAGGGAACAGTCCGAACCAGAGACCGAGTCCACCTCCAACCTGTCCTCACTCACAGATTTACCCGCTGCAAGACACACACCTGAGGGACAGGAGGATCCAGGTGTTAGGTTCATACTGATAGAAACAGTCAGAAGAAGCGAGACAGGAACCCAGTGACTCCAGGTTTGATGATATAAGTactcacacagagagaacagatcGAGGATCAGGAACTGTGGAGACCTCATGATGCTGATGAAGAGTCGGTTCACAAGCTCGAACCCAGTTTTGTGCGTCAAAACGTTCCGTATGTTGTTTTATATAGAGACGAAGGAGAAGGAACCAGAACAAACCGAAAGTGAAGTGAGAgccactcctcttcctctttcatgaAGAGCACGTTTCCAATGTGGTTCGTCCAGCAGCAGGAGCTCGATACTCAGCAGCTGGAGGATGAAGACCTTCTATCTAATGACATCACTTCTTATTTTAGGTGAGTACACTGAATATGAAcactcataataataataataataataataataataataataataatccagcTTCACTCGGTTTGAAC
This genomic stretch from Anabas testudineus chromosome 16, fAnaTes1.2, whole genome shotgun sequence harbors:
- the cd83 gene encoding CD83 antigen, with product MRSPQFLILDLFSLCVCLAAGKSVSEDRLEVDSVSGSDCSLPCTAVLKAGVQYRAVRWYKVGEAPSPRLSGLLTRDFDNGTTRWYNGVEREVELDVESRSIFLPNVTCDDSGVYMCHLAAPVGEQNREGLVLLTLTDCADKAAEQAMTDTYLVIFASAVLMLALLIFLISYGSLKNILKDRNKITKKVIHLNAPLRPLQKRDLKLIYTLGPKTSTMKHVCV